The following coding sequences lie in one Palaemon carinicauda isolate YSFRI2023 chromosome 7, ASM3689809v2, whole genome shotgun sequence genomic window:
- the LOC137644603 gene encoding probable serine/threonine-protein kinase clkA — translation MIAFVKQQYKIQSRKTIQHSATKDNTTFSHEGQYNIQSRRTIQHSATKTIQHSATKDNTTFSHERQYNIQPRKTIQHSVTKDNTTFSHERQYNIQSRRTIQHSVTKDNTTFSHERQYNIQSRRTIQHSVTKDNTTFSHERQYNIQPRKTIQHSVTKDNTTFSHERQYNIQSRKTIQHSVTKDNTTFSHEGQYNIQSRRTIQHSVTKDNTTFSHERQYNIQSRKTIQHSVTKDNTTFSHERTIQHSVTKDNTTFSHERQYNIQSRKTIQHSATKDNTTFSHEGQYNIQPRKTIQHSVTKDNTTFSHERQYNIQSRKTIQHSVTNDNTTFSHERQYNIQSRRTIQHSVTKDNTTFSHEGQYNIQSTKDNTTFSHEGQYNIQSRRTIQHSVTKDNTTFSHERQFNIQSRKTIQHSVTKDNTTFSHERQYNIQPRKTIQHSVTKDNTTFSHERQYNIQSRRTIQHSATKDNTTFSHERQLQHSVTKDNTTFSHEGQYNIQSRRTIQHSATKDNTTFSHEGQYNIQPRKTIQHSVTKDNTTFSHERQYNIQSRRTIQHSATKDNTTFSHEGQYNIQPRKTIQHSVTKDNTTFSHERQYNIQSRRTIQHSATKDNTTFSHEGQYNIQSRKTIQHSVTKDNTTFSHE, via the exons ATGATTGCTTTTGTCAAa CAACAATACAAGATTCAGTCACGAAAGACAATACAACATTCAGCCACGAAAGACAATACAACATTCAGTCACGAAGGACAATACAACATTCAGTCACGAAGGACAATACAACATTCAGCCACGAAGACAATACAACATTCAGCCACGAAAGACAATACAACATTCAGTCACGAAAGACAATACAACATTCAGCCACGAAAGACAATACAACATTCAGTCACGAAAGACAATACAACATTCAGCCACGAAAGACAATACAACATTCAGTCACGAAGGACAATACAACATTCAGTCACGAAAGACAATACAACATTCAGCCACGAAAGACAATACAACATTCAGTCACGAAGGACAATACAACATTCAGTCACGAAGGACAATACAACATTCAGCCACGAAAGACAATACAACATTCAGCCACGAAAGACAATACAACATTCAGTCACGAAAGACAATACAACATTCAGCCACGAAAGACAATACAACATTCAGTCACGAAAGACAATACAACATTCAGTCACGAAAGACAATACAACATTCAGTCACGAAGGACAATACAACATTCAGTCACGAAGGACAATACAACATTCAGTCACGAAGGACAATACAACATTCAGTCACGAAAGACAATACAACATTCAGTCACGAAAGACAATACAACATTCAGTCACGAAAGACAATACAACATTCAGTCACGAAAGGACAATACAACATTCAGTCACGAAAGACAATACAACATTCAGCCACGAAAGACAATACAACATTCAGTCACGAAAGACAATACAACATTCAGCCACGAAAGACAATACAACATTCAGTCACGAAGGACAATACAACATTCAGCCACGAAAGACAATACAACATTCAGTCACGAAGGACAATACAACATTCAGCCACGAAAGACAATACAACATTCAGTCACGAAAGACAATACAACATTCAGTCACGAATGACAATACAACATTCAGCCACGAAAGACAATACAACATTCAGTCACGAAGGACAATACAACATTCAGTCACGAAGGACAATACAACATTCAGTCACGAAGGACAATACAACATTCAGTCCACGAAGGACAATACAACATTCAGTCACGAAGGACAATACAACATTCAGTCACGAAGGACAATACAACATTCAGTCACGAAGGACAATACAACATTCAGTCACGAAAGACAATTCAACATTCAGTCACGAAAGACAATACAACATTCAGTCACGAAAGACAATACAACATTCAGTCACGAAAGACAATACAACATTCAGCCACGAAAGACAATACAACATTCAGTCACGAAAGACAATACAACATTCAGCCACGAAAGACAATACAACATTCAGTCACGAAGGACAATACAACATTCAGCCACGAAAGACAATACAACATTCAGCCACGAAAGACAATTACAACATTCAGTCACGAAAGACAATACAACATTCAGCCACGAAGGACAATACAACATTCAGTCACGAAGGACAATACAACATTCAGCCACGAAAGACAATACAACATTCAGTCACGAAGGACAATACAACATTCAGCCACGAAAGACAATACAACATTCAGTCACGAAGGACAATACAACATTCAGCCACGAAAGACAATACAACATTCAGTCACGAAGGACAATACAACATTCAGCCACGAAAGACAATACAACATTCAGTCACGAAGGACAATACAACATTCAGCCACGAAAGACAATACAACATTCAGTCACGAAGGACAATACAACATTCAGCCACGAAAGACAATACAACATTCAGTCACGAAGGACAATACAACATTCAGCCACGAAAGACAATACAACATTCAGTCACGAAGGACAATACAACATTCAGTCACGAAAGACAATACAACATTCAGTCACGAAAGACAATACAACATTCAGTCACGAATGA